The following are encoded in a window of bacterium genomic DNA:
- a CDS encoding class I SAM-dependent methyltransferase produces MHPLNKLLSPTGWQLYRSRRQAAFPREFKRAYDEALAMLEKSAPADTDIFSEPLYEGGEHTENYIDFECEFAARHIATLHPERILDIGSYRWFVLGLLASLPVTTLDVRGRRPVLKNETVLTGDAKKLPLEDASFDMIVSLCTLEHFGLGRYGDDFDLDADHKALREMARVLAPGGSLIITTELTRGHPAIAFNAHRIYTRDILHRYAEEVGFAVAEEKFFSRTTAALCDFETVTEMPRQRDVYLGCWKRGT; encoded by the coding sequence ATGCATCCCCTCAACAAACTCCTCTCCCCCACCGGCTGGCAGCTCTACCGCAGCAGGCGGCAAGCGGCTTTTCCGCGCGAGTTCAAACGAGCGTACGATGAAGCGCTCGCGATGCTCGAAAAATCCGCGCCTGCCGACACCGATATCTTCTCCGAGCCGCTCTATGAGGGCGGAGAGCATACAGAAAACTATATTGATTTTGAGTGCGAGTTCGCCGCTCGACACATTGCTACGCTCCACCCAGAGCGCATACTCGACATCGGCTCATACCGCTGGTTCGTGCTCGGGCTCCTTGCCTCGCTTCCGGTGACGACGCTCGACGTCCGCGGTAGACGCCCGGTGCTCAAAAATGAAACCGTACTAACCGGCGACGCAAAAAAGCTCCCTCTCGAAGATGCTTCATTTGACATGATCGTCTCCCTCTGCACTCTTGAGCACTTCGGCCTCGGACGCTACGGGGACGACTTTGACCTCGACGCCGACCACAAGGCGCTCCGCGAAATGGCGCGGGTCCTCGCGCCGGGCGGCAGCCTCATCATCACGACCGAACTCACGCGCGGCCACCCCGCGATCGCGTTCAACGCGCATCGCATCTACACGCGCGACATACTTCACCGCTATGCCGAGGAGGTGGGGTTCGCCGTTGCTGAAGAAAAATTTTTCAGCCGTACAACAGCAGCTTTATGCGACTTCGAAACAGTGACGGAAATGCCACGACAGCGCGATGTGTATCTCGGATGTTGGAAAAGGGGAACGTAA